The sequence below is a genomic window from Brachyhypopomus gauderio isolate BG-103 chromosome 5, BGAUD_0.2, whole genome shotgun sequence.
GGGGTGAGATCCCGGACATGAACAAGATCCTGGACAGGGATGACTTCACTATAATGAAGAGGGCCATATACGCTACACAGGTCAGTGTGGCCCCCCCTACTCCCACCAGCGCCCAACCAGGGCAGCACCACCTCttctctactactactactagactACACTactaactactactactactactactactactactagactacactactactactactactagactacactactactactactgctactactactagactacactactactactactagactacactactattactactactactactactactactactagactacactactactactactactactactactactactactactactactactagactacactactactactactagactacactactattactactactactactactactactagactacactactactactactactagactacactactactactagactactactactacctacTACTAGACTACACTACTACTAGACTACACTACTactaactactactactactagactacactactactactactactactactactacctacTACTAGACTACACTACTactaactactactactagactacactactactactactactcacctgctcctccacacaGGCATATTGATCTGAGATTACAGACTTCTCTTAGCTTGAAAAATTCTGTGTACATTCATTTAACGATCTTGGGTTTCTTGGGTCTCTGGACTTTGGTGTGTAGAAGTTTAAGCGTCTCTTTCCTGAGGAATCGAGATGATTCCGTTTCTGAAATCGAGAACATGAGGATTTAAAATGGAAGGCCTCTCCCCATCCGTTCATTAGTGCTTCTTATACCTGTTTTTGGGGGGGTTTTTTATGAGTGAGCTACAGCTGGTTGGGGCGGGGCAGTGGTGCAGGGGGGTGGGGCTACAGGGCACGGTCAGAGATGATTTGCACATCATCGGTGACGAAATCCCCAGAGTCGTTCTCAGTTTCGTGGACCGTGACTAACTCTCAAATATGAGTCAATTGATTGAATGTGTTACTTCGACATATATCACCTCTGCTCAATAGCAATGCTATCACCTCTCCATTAAGATTTATTTTTCTATCAATATTTTGGGGTGTTGAAGGCTGAAGTTTATTGCTAGTGCTTGCTTAGGTAGCAGGACATTTGTAAGGACCAGGCTAATATATTTCTGATTGAAATAAATAAGATAGTGAACGTGCTTTATACGGTTTTATGAAACTATGAGCTATAGTTCTTTTTTAGCACCAGGAGAAACCTCCTGTTATGTTTGTGCACCATCCTCCCTCTGCACAGCCCAGGAGATTCAGCATTGTGTTGTCATCATGTTTAGCTGTGCTGGTCAGCTGGTCAGGTTGTCACCCTGCTCTCATGCTCTCTGAGGATGATGGAAAGATGTCTCTGGACCAGTGCTACCATTGATTGCCATTTTTTATCTCAACATGTACTCCTGCCTAccctccctcaacacacacacacacacacacacacacacacacacactcacacacacacacacacgcagagacaGTCTCTCCCTCCGGTGACCACGCACAACATGCTGGACGACTCCGCCGACCCCATCCTGAGCAACATCCGTAGAATCGGCATGTTCAATAGCCGCAACGACCGAGTCAAGGTACATCTGTGATTCACGGTCTGCACTCAGTCTAAATGGTCCTTGTACAATTAAAATGTCCTTGTGGGTTTTATTTACTTTGAAACAGCCAAAGGCGTGGCTGTAGCGTGGACCCGCAGTGTAGGCTGTGTCTCTGCGGTTTTATGCTGATCTTCCTCACACTTCTCCTTCAGATCGTCTTCCATCCAgagttcctctcctccaccagtcCTCTGCTGCCCATGGACTATGAGGAGTTTGTCCGAGGCTGTCACTTAGGAGTGTTTCCATCCTATTATGAGCCCTGGGGATACACaccaggttacacacacacacacacacactcacacacacacacacacacacacacacacctttacataACCTACATACACTAGATGCACCAAAACGTCACCATCATTCCAGTCATGGCAATAAATATGCAATAAACTCTGTATAAAGGCTTCTGACATGCTGaaactgtaaatgtgtgttgtgtaatgTGGTGTCGTCTGTCTGGTCAGGGGAGTGTACCGTGATGGGTATTCCGAGTGTAACCACCAACCTCTCTGGGTTTGGCTGCTTTATGGAGGAGCATGTATCTGACCCCTCTGCCTATGGTGAGTGCCTGTAACATTGTATTAAACGGCCTGCAGATCCCTGTGGTAATgccaaaataaatacatttttgatcAATTAATTTtgtcaaagaaaaaaaataaatacacaccCCTTGAGTGTAGTTTCTCACATGATTCTTTAATGTGGGTAAAAAGCACATCTCTGTGACCCGGTCTGCAGTAACACTGTTATGACACCCTCTCAACTACACGTGTACAGTACTAGCGATGGATCATCATCAGGTCATCTATTGGCACAAATGGTTAAACTAACTCAAACCCTGAACCTAACTCAAACCCTGAACCTAACTCAAACCCTGAACCTAACTCAAACCCTGACCCTGTGTTGATGTGTCTCATGGACTGGCTGAGTTCTGAAATGCCATGTTCTCCTCCCCGTGCAGGGATCTACATCGTGGACCGACGGTTCCGCTCAGCAGACGAGTCCTGCAATCAGCTGACCCAGTTCATGTTCGCATTCTGCCAGCAGTCCCGCCGTCAGCGCATCATCCAGCGGAACCGCACCGAGCGCCTGTCGGACCTGCTGGACTGGCGCTACCTGGGCCAGGTGAGGACGCACACAGGCTGTTTGGGTTCTTGCAGCATCCATCGTCCATTCTAGTCAGCAATGCACAAATCTCCCTTTATCACGGCAAACCAATCCGCCAGCGTTTTCACAGTGATCTACTTTTTCAGTATGGACAGCATCATGTCCGGGTTGGGTATTTAAAGTTTCTAGCATGTCACCAGAGTTCAGAGTTTTCCTGTGTGCCTTCATCACGAGTCTGTCGCTCGTCTTCGTTTGTTACCTGCTGCTTCCTGTGTCCTCAGTTCTACAAGCACGCGCGCCACTTGGCCCTGAGCAGAGCCTTTCCTGAACAGTTCAAAGTAGATTCACTGGCAGCTCCACTGGTgagcacctccacccacctccacccacctccacccttcctctCCGTCCGAGGGTTCACATGTGTTCTGTCTTAATAAGATACAGCTCCCCTCCAACTTTGTATTCTGATCACATTCTACTAGAAAACTACTGCTCCACAAAGGACGCATTACAGAACATGTTACAAAACACAATTTATGGGTGACTATTTTGTAAACCTAATCAATATAATAACAGTTTCACACTTCAGGTTGTGATTTAGGTAAGCTAGCAGTGTGCtacacaaacagaacaataatgagAGGGAAGGAACCCTCTCGTTGACATCTGCGTGGCTAACATGAGTCTTAGGTTACTTGGTTTTACCATCACGGTAAGTGTGGTTGTGCAGCGACTGTCCATGTTTTTAAATATCACTCCTGTATTCATGTCTGGTGCAGGGAGTTTAACCCTTTAAGTGACGGATCCGTTTATGCACTGCGATATTGTCTTTCAGCACCACGAGACGTGGAAATTGCCAAATCCTTTACTATGCACAACAATCACCAGGCACTCTTATTCTGAACAACTTATGTCTTTATTTATCAGAATGACATTTGGTCCCTCGTGTTTCGAACCCATAACCTTAGTGTTGCTACCATTTTACTCTACCCGATAATTTAGCACTGCATAAATAACTATTGATTAATACAGTTTTGTTAATCATCATGGACCTGTTATAATTacttatatatttttatgtgtACTGATCATCGATTAGTTATTTGTTTTGTCTTGGTCTATAGCTTAGAACTACAGCTAGGCATTCCTGGCATTAATGTAATTATTTTCTCTCTATTTGAAGTACCAACAATGATGTATTATAGCCTACATGTAGGATATAGGATTTTAAAGTTTTTGTGCATTTATTAGTCTTCCATGTTTTGTGATTACTTGTGTTAGGTATCAAAATGAACTTTCCTAATTTTTGTTCTGTTGTCATGTGGCCCCTTAATTGAATCTTTTAAGTACACTGAGGCATCAGGAATTATCTACCAAACCTGTGACTGTAGGAATGGGTTCCAAAATATGTTGATTTGGGTAGGAATTATGTAGAAAGACACGTGAGATCAGAATCACAGACTCTTTAGGATGTTATTAGACTGGGTGCAGGACCGTCACATGTTTTCTGACCGCTAACATGTCTGAATGCTGCTCCGTTTATTATCATTCCGGTGCTGCACTTTTTTTGGTTTAATGTTCATCCTCACACGCAATCCCAGCCAATAAGACGGCAGACGCATCGTGTGTATCAGCAGCGTGTTACTGCACCTCGGCCAAACGGCAGAATATTTTGTCGGCGTGTGGACGTTACAGCTTAAATTTTTGCAACTACATTTGAAAAGCACTGTTGGGTGAAGGCTGACTGCTCTTATATGCCAACATGGTTTATAATACTAACATAGTCCTGTGAATAGGAGATTATTTACTGTGGAATTGTCTTGACCATCTGATACAGAGGCTATTAACAGttatttcatattttaataATGTTTTCAAATAGGCCTAAAAGTTGCATTTGTAGTTATGGTGTTATCTCTTGTAGTATTCAAAAAATATTCCTGAACTTTTTTCTCTCGTTCTTCCGGAGTTTAATTGACACAGTAACATTTAGGTAACGACCATTAATCTGATTTCTTTGCACATCATTtgtctcactcattcactcacacatgATGAACACATGAGCTCTGTTCCTGGCCCTCCATCAGCGCTCGGCTAAACTGGTCTGTCCTGATCTTGGCCCTGTTGTACTGTAGTATCTGGAATGTGTTTCTCTCTACCTCAtactcctcccactcctctttcactcctccctcacacctctcccactcctctctcactcctcccacCTACACTGTTCTCCTAGTGTTATGTCTACTGTGTCTCTCGCTCTACTGATCTTCCTCTGACTGCCGCTATCTGCTCTTATATAAAGTATTAACAGGCCACCCATTAAAAGTCTACGCGTGTCTTTCCAGACCCAAGGGTTCCGCTACCCACGCCCACCCTCTGTCCCTCCGTCTCCCTCCGCCTCCCTCCactccacaccccaccacagcgacgtggaggatgaggatgatCCCGAGCCctatgatgaagaggaggaggcggagAGGGACAGGCTGAACATCAAGGCTCCCTTCACGCTAGGGGCCGTGTCGCAAGGCAAGAAGAAGCTCCCTGGAGAGACTGGGAATTAGGAcctccccctgccccccccctcgGGTCACCCTGCGTCCTGTGGGTCACCCCGCGTCCCGCCGCGCTCCGCCTCTCGACCACTACAGGTGGCTGAGCGACGACTTCTGTCCCCTTGTGTGTAAGACATGGGCGTGTTGATCTCACAAATGCATCAGAGCAAAGAGTGAATAGACTCCCTTCAAAAGCACACATGGCTCATGTCTCTTGTTTACGCATGTGTAATGGGTGAGATTGGCTCTGGGGACTAAGCTCAGTGTGCTGCTCCTGACTGAGCCGCTTCTGGGTTTACAAAGCTGCACCATGCTTTCATCTGAGATGTCTTAACTGCTTAATTAAACAACACAGCATACAGTGGAAGTTATGAATGCAAATTCAGCTTTAATACCACAAGCATTTTGGCATTCTCCTAAAGTACAGCAGTCCAAAAAAAACATGCTGTAGTAGTTAAAACTGCTGTAGTACTTAATGGGTATTTTTCACATGATTAAATAAGTTTATTTAACAGGACAGTTGAAAGAAAAGAAATCTGTACAGTGATGGATCATGGAGGGGTTTTCAGAAGTAGTCTCTCTTCCAGGCCGGTGACTCCTGAAAAAACAATCCGCCGTCctctcctgagagagagagagagagagcgagagacgagagagagggTATGTGATGTAGTAAGCAGTAGGCATCACAGCTCCTGTTGGTGTTTGAGCCCAGTACCTTCATCTTTGACCTGTTGCAGGAACTGTAGAAGTACAGTTGCAGCCTTAGACATGCTCACATCCTCTGTGTTCTGACTCCGAGTTTCTGggaaggcagacacacacagacgcccTTATATGGCTATAGGAAAGGGAGATGTATCTATAGCGCACGAACCACACCAGAACTACCTAGGTGAAGAGAGTCAAACACATCCCCCTCATTTCTGTCCTCTGACACAAATCGTCGGCCTTCTGCAAAAACGACATTTACCGAACAGTTTATACTGAGTACCTTTTTCAGAACACTAATGAATAAAGTGTCTTCCTATGCAGACTAACGTAGAAACAGACTACACATGCAGTTACATACGTGTGCCTTTAAGATATAGCATCGCTTGGGGGGTCCAGTTCCTGCGCTGAAAACTGCCCTTAAGTTGAAAAAAAATTCAGCATAGGATTATCCAAAAGATCGTTTTTGGCAATCGTTCTGAATGTTTAATTTGATTCATTTTGATCCTTTCTGTCCGTTACCTTGGGCGCGCTCCATGCGTAGGAAACAAACGTGGCCAAAAGGAGGAGCGCGAGCGCGTAAGTCGCGAGCGTCCTCAGACCCTGGGACAGGCAAGCGCGAGGGAATCAGTACATGAAGCAGAGGAGCGTCGCGTGGGCTGGCCGTGGCAGGGCGCCGTGCGCGCGCATGCATGCTCCCTTTATTCTAGAAGTTGCGCAACAAGTCTCAGTGCACAAGAGTGCAACCAGCACATCCAGTAAACCGGGTGAAAGCCTTGTTCATTTACACCTCACAGCTCGCTTGCAACATTTGTTTAAaaagaatgtatttttattAAGTGGTTCTTTTAACCTAAAACCACTTATAATGCCTTTTTTTATCATCATTCTATGAAAAACATGTATAAGACATTATTTCGTTATATCTGTGCATTACAAAGTAATAGTTAAGAACTTGATATATACAATTAATGTATCTGAATATAGCATATATAGCATATCTTACTTTCATCGCTTCCGTCGTCCTTTTCCGTTGAGTCGACAGGTAACAGAGGTGGGAGAGCCGTTACGACGAACAGTAATCGCGGGTATTTATAATCCGCGGGATGGAGGGATTCCCAGACGACGTGTAGGACTTAATGAATACGGTATACGGCATAGGTCAGGTGAAATTGATTAATACGTGGGACGGGCTTCAAACCCATCAAGCTAACGTATTAACCCTTTCATTACTATTTAATAGGGGAATAACCTATTGTATAACCTGATTGTAAATTTATTTGGAAAACAGTTTCAGGTCAGCTGAACGCACGACTCAGTTTAAAAAAAGCTTAACAAAGGTTTAGTCCTTCAAAGTACTTCAGTAATTAAATAATTACTGATAAGAAATGTTCTGTAAAGTATTAATATGTTTACGGTTTGTGCAATGAAGCGTCTCAAATGGACCCTTTTATGAATGAACGCCTGACAAGCTGAAAGGGACTCCCCAAGCAAGCTAAATAACCATGTCGTGTAATATGTATTGACCATTAGTTTGTTCCGAATTAATGACCCAAGGGTTAGAGTTCCCTTAAAAAACCCACCAAAGATATTTTTCATATATGAACATTGCTCTGATCTTGGTCACAATCTTTATttgaaagattttttttatttataaaaggTTGACAATTAACATGATTCATTTAAATACTTCACAAGCAGACATGTTCAGGTTAAACTGTTAATGAGTTAGTCACGACTAACTCCTTGTCTCATTTCTGAGTCAAAGTGAGACAACAGACAATCTGTTTTGTGCTTTCTTTTTATTAATTTGTATTTACAAAGTTCAAAGCAGTTGAGTCATTTCTCAACAGCAGATCaactattaaaaatattttaagtaAAATATTCACACCTGACTCTCCCAGTCAGAGGCTTGTGGCAATCCGGTCATGTTCTCCCAGTGTGAGGCACGGCAGTTCATGACAGAGAGCTGACTCTCCTCACCACACAGGACCTGCCGTGAGTGCCTCCTGATCCAAGTGGTGACCCACAAAGCGCCGAACAGGCCATCATAATGGGCCACGCAGTAGACCCTCGGTTGAAGTGAACGAGGGATTGTTACAGTAAGGGAAGTTCCTAGTGGAGTGgaacatggtggtggtgggtagGGGGGGTGCTTCTGATAATGCTCTACACAAGGTTGCCTCCTACAGCactgagcgcacacacacacccccctgtTCCCACATGGTTGGTCTTGTGTTGGGGTGGAAGGGAAaaggaccaaaaaaaaaaaaatcttctgaCCTGTGACCTTTTCCTTTACCTGGAAAGACATCTGTGAAGAACATTTCCTTAACATGACCTAAATAATTTAGTCTGACCGTTTGGAATAAAGCTGTTTTAGGAAATCCATCATAAATCAGAAGGAGATGCACGTGTCCATTACACCATGCTGTTGCTCTCTCCCACTTTGTCCACATACTGgaaaaaacagaaggaaaaattACAGCTGGTTAACCTCAGTGTTTGGAAGCAAAGTTCAGGTTAAATGGGAACATGACAAAGATTCAGAATGTAGGAGCCTCAAAAAGTTGTGCATGCAAGAAGCCAAGATGGAGACCCCCTCTCTGTTCCATACAGCACTGTTAGCATCCTCCTATCTAGCCTAAACAGCACCGAGTGCTACCAGACAGGTGGGATCATGCTCACATGCAGGGGAGCCGAGTAGCAGGGACTGACCAGAGTGCTGTCTGTCCTCTCTGCCTTACGACGGCTTTAAGAAAACACAGACACGTTCAAAGATACACACACGTCTGTTTTCATTGTGTCAGGTGAAAACAGATACAGATAAGTCCCGCCccccagccatttgcccctccACCCCAGTAAAAATGCTTGGACTTCTCCCAATCCTCCAAATACTTAGAGGCCAGCAGAGGAGAGAATGCAGTGTGTTACTTTGCATAATAACTGCTGACTTATTTCTTTAGttaatataaatattcatttaacAGAAGTTCAATGCTTAAAGAAAACTATTGATACCATAAAGATTATTTACTAAGAAAGCTTAACTGTTGAACATTTCACGAGGAGAAAGCACACGTCTACATGTCTTCTGCTCGTGCACGCAACCCCAGGAGACAGCCCACTCTGCCTGCACTTGGCTTCACTCTAACCTTTCAATAAATATCCATTTTCTTCTGAAACTGCAACCGCTACAGGCATTTTGGTTGAATACAGAACCCCCAAGCGGTGCACTTAGACACAGAGCCATCTGAGTAGTAGACAGACAGTAAAAGAGGGTCCACTG
It includes:
- the spx gene encoding spexin prohormone 1 isoform X1, which codes for MKGLRTLATYALALLLLATFVSYAWSAPKGSFQRRNWTPQAMLYLKGTQGRRFVSEDRNEGDVFDSLHLETRSQNTEDVSMSKAATVLLQFLQQVKDEGEDGGLFFQESPAWKRDYF
- the spx gene encoding spexin prohormone 1 isoform X2 encodes the protein MKGLRTLATYALALLLLATFVSYAWSAPKGSFQRRNWTPQAMLYLKGTQTRSQNTEDVSMSKAATVLLQFLQQVKDEGEDGGLFFQESPAWKRDYF